CTTAAAGTCAATAAGTCTGTATTTTCTTCTAGATCCACCTCCGCGGTGTCTTACAGTAATTTTACCCTGATTGTTACGACCAGCGTTCTTCTTTAAAGAAACTACCAGAGATTTTTCTGGTGTAGATTTTGTGATAACATCAAAATCAAGTCCAGTCATATGTCTTCTAGAAGGTGTATATGGGTTATATGATTTAATTCCCATGTCAGTCTCCTTTCAAATCTGATTTAATATCACGCTTTTGTTGCGTATAGTTTCAAGTCCTTATCTTAGTCGAACTAAGTGGTTAATGCCTATAGTCCTTCGAAGATTTCGATATCTGCACTTTCTTCAGTAAGCTGTACGATAGCTTTCTTTGTCTTTGCAGTTTTTCCAAAAGTCATTCCACGTCTCTTTGTTTTTCCATCATTGTTCATTGTGTTGACTTTTGCTACTTTTGTTCCTTCGAACATTTTTTCCACTGCTTCTTTGATCTGATTCTTAGTAGCAGATGGATGAACTAAAAAAGTATATTTCTTTTCAGCCATTGCGTTCATACTCTTTTCTGTTACAACTGGCTTTAAGATAACGTCATAATATTTAATATCTGCCATTATGCATATACCTCCTCGATATTTGCAACTGCTTCCTTAGAAACAACTACAGTGTCATATTTTAAAATGTCATATACATTGATTGTGCTTGTTAAAGCAGTTTTAACTCCTGGAAGGTTTCTTGCAGATAATACTAAGTTATCATTTTTAGATCCCATAACCACTAATGCTTTCTTAGCACCAACGCTGTCAAGCATTGCTTTTACGTTCTTAGTTTTGATCTCGTCGAATTTGAATTCGTCGATCACTACGAATTTGTCTGCCTGTACTCTAGATGTTAATGCAGATTTTAAAGCAATACGTCTTTCTTTTTTGTTTAATTTCTTTGTGTACTCTCTTGGTGTTGGAGCAAATACAACTCCTCCGCCTTTCCACTGTGGAGCTCGGATAGATCCCTGTCTTGCATGACCTGTTCCTTTCTGTCTCCAAGGTTTTCTTCCACCACCGCGAACTTCAGAACGTGTTTTTGCTTTCTGT
The sequence above is drawn from the Anaerostipes hadrus ATCC 29173 = JCM 17467 genome and encodes:
- the rplW gene encoding 50S ribosomal protein L23 — its product is MADIKYYDVILKPVVTEKSMNAMAEKKYTFLVHPSATKNQIKEAVEKMFEGTKVAKVNTMNNDGKTKRRGMTFGKTAKTKKAIVQLTEESADIEIFEGL
- the rplD gene encoding 50S ribosomal protein L4, with protein sequence MATVSVLNMEGKEVEKLELNDNIFGVEINEHLVHLAVVSQLANNRQGTQKAKTRSEVRGGGRKPWRQKGTGHARQGSIRAPQWKGGGVVFAPTPREYTKKLNKKERRIALKSALTSRVQADKFVVIDEFKFDEIKTKNVKAMLDSVGAKKALVVMGSKNDNLVLSARNLPGVKTALTSTINVYDILKYDTVVVSKEAVANIEEVYA